The DNA segment CGTATACCTCCATTGTCCGGCCGGGGACGTAAAACTGGTGAATTTCATCCGTGGCGCCGTAAAAACTGGCGACGAGGGCGGCCCACAGATAGGGGTGCTTCAATCCCAATTGGACAAAAAGGCGGGCAAAAAGAAAGCCGAAAAGGCCGTATTCCCCCAGATGAATAAACTTATCGCTCCACGCGAACCGCAAGGTGGGAAGGGAGGCGCTTTCGATGGAGGAAAGGGCAAAAATCAGAAGCGCGTAGCCGAGCGGCGGGAGCCAAAGGGAAAGCTGTTTTTTCACCGGCGGGAATATAGGGGGTTTGCTGAAAAAGGGTTATTAAAACCGGAAAATCGGCGTATAATGCACCAATACCTTATGAGAAATTAAGAGGCGAAGGCCATTCAGTCCCGGTTTTACTTGAAGTTTTTGCCGATAATTTGAAAGAGATGTGCAGCTTTGCTAAGAAAATTTCGGCCCTTCTATTTTTTGGTTTTTTAGCATTTCCCGTTTTGGTTTTTTGCCAAGTCGATACCGCCTGGGTGCGCTATTTCAATGGGGTGGGAGACAAAACGGACGAAATGAGGGGGCTTGCTGTAGATGACAGCGGAAATGTGGTTGTTACCGGTCACAGTGGGACAGGGACACCCTCCGTCGAGCTTGTTACCATAAAGTACGATCGAAACGGCAATCAACTCTGGCTGCGAAATTACAATGGCGTGGTAAATACCGGAGATTATCCAAACCTGTTTGCTATGGATAAAAATGGGAATGTGTATGTGACGGGCGGAACATCGTCGGAGAATGATTGCTTAACAATCAAGTATGGTTCCAATGGAAATCAAGTCTGGGCAACACGCTATAACGGGCCCATAAATGGAGTGGATATTGGAATAGCGGTTACGGCTGATGAGAACGGAAATGTTTATGCCACGGGAATTAGCCAAGGAGCTAGTCGAAATTGTGGTTATTATTCCGGCATTTACTATGACTTTGTCACAATAAAGTACAATTCCAGTGGAAACCAACTTTGGGCCGAGCGATATGTTCCGCCTGGGGGAGATGCTGTTAGTACCTTCCCTCATGTAATTGGGGTTGATTCACTGGGGAACGTTTATGTCGGCGGTTATAGCAATCATTGTCAGGGGCCAACAGAATGGGTAAGCATTAAATACGATTCAACCGGTACGCAACTCTGGGTGCGATCAGATATCGCGTGGTCGGTGAGCAATTCTATTGGCTCTCCTATCGACTTAAAGTTAGATGACAGCGGCAATATTTATCTTACCGGGGCCAGCCGGGATAGCGTTACATTTCTCGACTATACAACTGTTAAGTATGACTCCGGAGGGAATCTGTTATGGGTCGCCCGTTTTAACGGGAGCGCAAACC comes from the Verrucomicrobiia bacterium genome and includes:
- a CDS encoding VanZ family protein: MKKQLSLWLPPLGYALLIFALSSIESASLPTLRFAWSDKFIHLGEYGLFGFLFARLFVQLGLKHPYLWAALVASFYGATDEIHQFYVPGRTMEVYDWIADTLGGILGSQACRLWLKKFSARSKADLPAGQTRENPNPPAGL
- a CDS encoding SBBP repeat-containing protein, which produces MCSFAKKISALLFFGFLAFPVLVFCQVDTAWVRYFNGVGDKTDEMRGLAVDDSGNVVVTGHSGTGTPSVELVTIKYDRNGNQLWLRNYNGVVNTGDYPNLFAMDKNGNVYVTGGTSSENDCLTIKYGSNGNQVWATRYNGPINGVDIGIAVTADENGNVYATGISQGASRNCGYYSGIYYDFVTIKYNSSGNQLWAERYVPPGGDAVSTFPHVIGVDSLGNVYVGGYSNHCQGPTEWVSIKYDSTGTQLWVRSDIAWSVSNSIGSPIDLKLDDSGNIYLTGASRDSVTFLDYTTVKYDSGGNLLWVARFNGSANHDDFATAMVFDSQNNIYVTGFSYAGAGNQNDIVTVKYDSDGNELWARSYNGPGSGLDRGFDISSDSAENIYVAGVSFGIDSTYNYVILKYDSNGNFLWEKRYAGPVFYYAFPKISVDRNGNVYLAGSDLQNQLDYVTIKYSPLPALKGDLNLDGVMTLADVVLMLNFAFNGAPFPAAPSAGDLNCDGKISPADVVVLLLIFYASIPPPC